In Kryptolebias marmoratus isolate JLee-2015 linkage group LG20, ASM164957v2, whole genome shotgun sequence, a genomic segment contains:
- the sntg1 gene encoding gamma-1-syntrophin has protein sequence MDFKTSNEETKTGIYLMQEGNEEPFNIRLHLAKDILTIQEQDVICVSGEPFYSSERTVTIRRQTIGGFGLSIKGGAEHKIPVVISKISKEQKAELSGLLFIGDGILQINGINVRSYRHEEVVQVLRNAGEEVTLTVSFLKKTPAFLKLPLCEDCTCIPSDQSSGTSSPLCDSGLHLNYHPNNTDTLSCSSWPTSPGLRWEKRWVDLRLIPLLHSRLSQYIPGSDVCRKNAFQVIAVDGVCSGVIQFPTAEDCLDWLQAIAGNISNLTKHNVKKINRNFPVNQQIIYMGWVDEKEQDSVQDRMYSSKFLALRGSSLFKFTAPPVTTWDWTRAEKSFTVYEIMCKILKDSDLLDKRRHCFSVQTETGEDMFFSVELECELLIWEKAFQMATFLEVERIQCKTYACIMESHLMGLTVDFSMGFVCFDAASKAVLWRYKFSQLKGSSDDGKSKIKFLFQNQESKSIEAKELEFSNLFAVLHCIHAFFAAKVACLDPMFVESQGTATTTGIPSLSNLSCNSQTPKLKYTT, from the exons ACAAAGACTGGGATTTATTTGATGCAAGAAGGTAATGAGGAGCCATTTAATATTCGACTACACTTGGCCAAAGACATTCTGACCATTCAGGAACAAGACGTCATCTGTGTGTCGGGAGAACCTTTCTATTCCAGC GAGAGGACTGTAACGATCAGGAGGCAGACGATTGGAGGGTTTGGTTTAAGTATTAAG GGTGGTGCAGAGCATAAAATCCCTGTTGTGATATCCAAAATATCAAAGGAACAAAAAG cTGAACTCTCCGGGCTGCTTTTCATTGGAGACGGCATTCTTCAG ATAAATGGAATAAACGTCAGAAGCTATCGCCACGAGGAAGTG GTCCAGGTGTTGAGGAACGCAGGTGAAGAAGTGACTCTCACCGTCTCGTTCTTGAAGAAGACTCCAGCCTTTCTGAAGCTGCCACTGTGCGAGGACTGCACAT GCATCCCCAGTGACCAGAGCAGTGGGACTTCATCTCCTCTCTGTGACAGTGGCCTGCACCTAAACTACCACCCCAACAACACG GACACGCTGTCCTGCTCGTCCTGGCCCACATCTCCGGGGCTTCGCTGGGAGAAGAGATGGGTGGACCTGCGCCTCATCCCGCTGTTACACTCGCGCCTGTCGCAGTACATCCCGGGCTCTGACGTCTGCAG aaaaaaTGCTTTCCAGGTCATAGCTGTGGACGGAGTTTGCAGCGGAGTCATACAGTTTCCCACAGCGGAAGATTGCTTGGACTGGCTTCAGGCAATAGCGGGCAACATTTCCAATCTCACCAAGCACAAT GTGAAGAAGATTAACCGGAATTTTCCAGTGAACCAGCAG ATTATCTACATGGGCTGGGTGGACGAGAAGGAGCAGGACTCTGTTCAGGACCGGATGTACTCATCAAAGTTCCTCGCGCTGAGAGGCTCCTCGCTCTTCAAGTTCACAGCTCCTCCG GTGACAACATGGGACTGGACCAGAGCAGAGAAAAGCTTTACCGTGtatgaaataatgtgcaagATTTTAAAG GACAGCGATCTTCTGGACAAAAGGCGGCACTGCTTCAGCGTTCAGACGGAGACCGGGGAAGACATGTTCTTCAGCGTGGAGCTGGAGTGTGAGCTGCTGATCTGGGAAAAGGCTTTTCAGATGGCCACATTCCTGGAGGTGGAGAGGATACAG TGTAAAACGTATGCCTGCATCATGGAGAGCCACCTCATGGGACTCACAGTTGACTTCAGCATGGGCTTTGTGTGCTTCGATGCTGCTTCAAAG GCTGTGCTGTGGAGATACAAGTTCTCACAGCTGAAAGGATCGTCCGATGATGGGAAAAGCAAGATCAAGTTTTTGTTCCAAAACCAAGAATCCAAATCTATTGAAGCAAAG gagCTGGAGTTTTCTAACCTCTTTGCCGTGCTTCACTGTAttcatgctttttttgctgccaAAGTTGCTTGTCTGGACCCAATGTTTGTAGAGAGCCAGGGCACTGCAACGACCACTGGGATTCCTTCTCTTTCCAACCTTTCCTGTAATTCACAGACTCCCAAGCTGAAATACACCACTTGA
- the pcmtd1 gene encoding protein-L-isoaspartate O-methyltransferase domain-containing protein 1, which translates to MGGAVSAGEDNDDLIDNLKEAQYIRTEKVEQAFRAIDRGDYYLDGYRDSAYKDLAWKHGNIHLSAPCIYSEVMEALKLQPGLSFLNLGSGTGYLSTMVGLIIGPFGVNHGVELHKDVVEYARQKLDDFIKNSDSFDKFEFCEPVFVVGNCLEISTDSHQYDRIYCGAGVQKDHENYMKVLLKIGGILVMPIEDQLTQITRTGQSTWDSKNILAVSFAPLVQQSRADGEKPDTVQLPPVTVRSLQDLSRVYIRRTLRNLTNQDSQGKGMVQRVPQKRKRRRCRRRRINTYVFVGNQLIPQMVESEEEEHAEEEHKEVEEEEERDIGDIEIIKQVNVLREQILTLPLPESLKAYLLYYREK; encoded by the exons ATGGGGGGAGCTGTGAGCGCCGGGGAGGACAATGACGACCTCATTGATAACCTGAAGGAGGCTCAGTACATTCGCACAGAAAAGGTCGAGCAGGCGTTTCGGGCCATAGACCGGGGCGACTACTATCTGGACGGCTATCGGGACAGTGCCTACAAAGACTTGGCGTGGAAGCACGGAAACATACACTTGTCTGCTCCGTGTATATACTCTGAGGTGATGGAGGCCCTTAAACTGCAGCCAGGACTTTCTTTCCTTAATCTGGGCAGCGGAACCGGTTACCTGAGCACAATGGTTGGCCTCATCATAG GGCCGTTTGGCGTGAACCATGGAGTTGAGCTCCACAAGGATGTTGTTGAATATGCcagacagaaactggatgaTTTCATAAAGAACAGTGACAGCTTTGATAA GTTTGAGTTCTGCGAACCCGTCTTCGTGGTGGGGAATTGCCTTGAAATCTCAACAGACAGTCACCAATACGATCGCATTTATTGTGGCGCCGGGGTGCAGAAAGACCATGAAAATTACATGAAAGTGTTGCTCAAAATTGGAGGCATACTGGTGATGCCCATAGAGGATCAG ctgACCCAGATAACCAGGACTGGTCAGAGCACATGGGACAGCAAAAACATCTTGGCGGTGTCCTTTGCCCCCTTGgtgcagcagagcagagcagacgGGGAGAAGCCCGACACTGTCCAGCTGC CCCCGGTGACCGTCCGCAGCCTCCAGGACCTCTCGCGCGTCTACATTCGCCGCACTCTCAGAAACCTGACGAACCAGGACAGCCAGGGAAAGGGGATGGTGCAGAGAGTTCCCCAGAAGCGCAAGCGCCGGCGTTGCCGGCGGCGGCGCATCAACACGTACGTTTTTGTAGGCAATCAGCTCATACCGCAAATGGTGGAGAGCGAAGAGGAGGAGCACGCCGAGGAAGAACACAaggaagtggaggaggaggaggaaagagacaTTGGCGACATTGAAATCATCAAGCAAGTGAACGTGTTGAGAGAACAAATACTGACTCTACCGCTGCCTGAGTCGCTGAAAGCATATTTGCTGTATTACAGAGAGAAATGA